In Actinoplanes octamycinicus, the genomic window CGCGGACGCCGAGCGCGACCGGGTGCCGGCGCTGCCGAACGTCCGGCGCTGGATCAACGTCTACGACCAGCAGGACGGCCTGTCGTTCGCGGGCGCCCGGGTCTTCGACGGCGTCGAGGACTACGGGTACTCGACCGGGGCCGGGCTGCTCGGCGCGCATTCGACCTACTTCGAACGGCCGAGTTTCTACCAGCGGCTGGCCGCCCGGATCCAGGAAGGCGGCTGACGCCGGTGTTCCTGGACCGCCGCCGGGGCGCCGAGCCCGGGATCCACGCCCTGATCATCGGGATCGGTCACTATCCGTTCCTGACCGGAAACCATCTACGGTACGACGGGAGCGCCGATCTGCGGTCCGCACCGGTGTCCGCGCTGCGGTTCCTCGACTGCCTGCTGGACGACGCGGCAGGACCGTGGTCGCGGCCGGTGTCGACGGTCGACGTGCTGCTCTCCCCGGTGCGTGAGCTGGTCGACCCGGACGGGGTGGCCGTGCCGGTCGCCGACCCGACCAGGCGGAACATCCAGGCGGCCTTCGACGGCTGGCTGGATCGCTGCCGATCCGATCCGGACAACGTCGCGGTCCTCTACTTCTGCGGCCACGGTGTCCAGACCGACGAGCACATCCTGCTGGCCAGCGACTTCGCCGAGAGCGACAACAACCCGTTCCTGGGTTCGTTCGCCTTCGACACCAGCCGGGACGGCCTGCTCACCCAGTTGCCCCGGACGCAGTGCCTCTTCGTGGACGCCTGCCGGGTCCATCTCACCGAGGAGGTACGGCGGAAACGGCTGCTGGGCGCCGGCCCGCTGATCGCCCCGGAGGACTACGCGGAGCGGCTCTGCCGGCACGACCTGACGCTGCGGGCGCCGTTCCTCGACGAGTTCGGCGCGCCGGACGGCGAGGCGCCGGTCTCCTACTTCACGGCTGCCCTGGTGAAGGCTCTGGAAGGCCAGGCCGGGGAGGAGGACCCGGACACCGGGGCCTGGCTCGTGTCGAACGAGTCGATCAGCCGGGCGATGACGACGTTGCTGCAGCGGGAACTGGGCGAGGCGACCGGGCAGGCGGTGGAGGGCGCGCGGATCTACCAGCCGGCGGTGCTGCGGCGGCTGGCGGCGGCGCCGTCGACCGAGGTCCGGGTGCGCTGGGATCCGGAGATCACCTCCGGTGTCGTCCGGTGCACGCCGCGACTGCCGGCCCGGCCGGAGCACCGGTCGGCGGCCTCGGCGAGGCAGCCCTGGCGATTCCCGGCCGAGGCCGGGCACTACGTCGCCACCGCCGAGTGTGACCAGGGCTCGTATGTGGCGGAGCAGCGACCGTTCCTGGCCCTGCCGCCGACCGCCGACGTCCGGGTGCGAAGGCAGCGGTGAGCACCGTGCGGCTGCTCCTGACCAGCGACGACGCCGGGCTGGACGGAACGCCACTGGTGGTCACCGCGCATCCGATGGAGGGTCGCGGCGGCCAGCCGTTCGTCGCCCGGATCGGCGAGCCGCGGACCGTCACGGCGACCGGCCCGCAGTGCGGCTTCGCCGTGGCGCTGCCGGGCGGCGGCACGGTCACCGCCGCCGTCGTTCTCGACGATGGCGACCGGGCGGACCTGGAGGTCGGCCTGCCCGACGCGCACGCCCTGTTCACCACGGCCGACAGCCAGGTGTGGGGCGCCTTCACCGATCCCGGCCATCGCGACTGCTGGATCCGCCTCTGGCGCCGGACCGGCGATTCCCGCGGCTGGGCGGTGGTCCCGTGGCCGGCGGAGCCGGCCGTGGCGTTGCCGGACCGGGTCACCTTCCGGATGGAGCCGCCGTCCGGGGCTCTGGTGCAGACCGGCGGCCGGGGGCTCACCCCGAAGTTCTCCGTGCTGCCCGAGGCGTCGCACGTCGAGGTGACGGTCCGGCCGGCCGCCGGCCCGGTGCCCCGGCTGGCCACCTACGTCACCACCGGCGACCTGATCGCCGAGGTGCTGCGCGGCTACCTGTGGCGAGGGAACGTGTCCGCCTGCCGGCGGATCGCCGCACTCGACTACGGACACCGGGACGTCGGCACGCACCTCGCGCGCGGCTATCTCCTGATGCGAGGGGCAGCGGAGTTGCTCCCGGACCTCAACGTCTGGCATGCGGACGACGCGTTGTGGTGGCCCGATGCCGACGGGGTCCGGGAACCGGCGGATGTCGCCGCGATCCACGGCACCCTGCTGTGGGAGGCCGGGCAACGGGAGGAAGCCACCGCGGCTTTCCAGCGGGCCGGCATCCCGGCCTACCCCGAAGGACTGCGCCTGCTCGCCACCGGCCTGCGCAGGCTCCGTGACCCGGCCTCGCTGACTCTGCTGGAGCGGCTCCTCCCGACGCTGGACGCGGCCGACCTGAGCGAACCCACCACCGCCTGGTTCGGGGCGTCGCCGGACCAGCCGTCGCGCGACGCCCGCGACGACGACTGCGCGCACCTGCCCCACCGGTTCAGCATCTCCGCGCTGTTCGGCACGCCGGCTGCCGGCTTCCGGCCACCGGCCGCTGACCGGGAGCTCCTCGCCGAGGTTCAGGATCTCCTCACCGACGTCCCGGGCTGGACCTTCACGGCGGACCGGTGGGCCCGGGTGGGCGTGCTCCTCGACGACCTGCGCAGCGCCTTGCTGGCCGCGGACCTGGAGGCGTTCCTGGAGCGGGCGGACGATCTGGAGATGCAGGCGCCGTTCCGCGACGTGCAGCCCGGCGCCAGGCTGACGGCGATGCCGCCCCACGTCGGCTCGCTGCTCGCCGAGGTGCGGGAGCTGCTGGCCAGGATGCTGGCCGGCGAGATCCAGCGATGACGCCGGAGGCGATGCGCGAGCGGCGTCGCCGTCGGTGCGGTCAACCGGTTGCTGCGGTGGTCGCCTGGATCAGGTAGAGGACGGCCAGGGCGGTGGCCAGCGTGCCGAGCAACAGGCGCAGCGTCCGCTCCGGGAGCCGGGGCTGCAGGCGGGCACCGAGGTAGCCGCCGATCAGGCCGCCGGCGCCGCAGAGCAGGCCGAGCAGCCAGTGCGGGGCGATGTCGCCCGAGGTGGTCAGGGCCAGCACGCCGTAGGTGGCGGCGCCGACGATCGAGGTGACGAAGGTCGAGGCCAGGGCGGCCGGGGCGATCTGCGTCATCGGGGTGCCGCGGCCGGCCAGGATCGGGCCGAGGATCGAGCCGCCGCCGATCCCGTAGACGCCGCCGACCGTGCCGGTGAGCAGGCTGAGCCCGAGGATGGCGCGGCGCGGCAGCGGCGGCCGGTCGGGAGTGCCCGGGCGCAGCGCGCGGGCGCACAGCCAGAGGCCGAGCGGCAGCAGCACCGCGGCGGCCACCAGGCGGAACACCCGCGGGCCGGGGATCGCGAAGACCCGGATGACCGCGCCCAGCACGACACCGGGCACGGTGCCGGCGATCAGCAGCCGGGCGAGCGGGCCGGTCAGCTGGCCGTTGCGCCGGTAGCGGGCCAGTGCGCCCGGGCCGGCGACGACGTTGAACAGCAGGTTGGTCGGGGTGACCGCCGGGCTGGGCACGTGCAGCACGCTGAGCTGGACCGGGAGCAGGAACACCGCGCCGGACACGCCGACCGGCGCGGTGACCGCGGAGATCAGCAGGCCGGCCAGGAAGCCGGTCAGGCCGGTCGCCACGTCCATGGTCGGAAACGATAGTCAGCCCTGGTACGGCGGTGCGACGCCCCAGCCCCAGTGCGGCACCGGGGCCTGCCGGGGCGGGGTGGCGCCGGGCTGCGAGTTGGCCAGCGCCAGCCGGGTGCCCCACTCGATGTAGCCGAGGAACGCCGCCCGGAACTCCGGGTCGTCGGGCAGCCCGACCTGGTCGGCGGCGTCGATCAGCAGGTTCACCCAGCGGCGCCGCTGCGGCTCGGTGATCGCCTTGCCGAGGTGGTGGCCGAGCATGGCCGGGTAGCCGCCGCGCTCGTCGGTGTAGCGGCTCGGCCCGCCGAACACCTCGCCCAGCCACATCGCGACGTGCCGCGGATGGCCCGGGTCCATCTGCGCGAACAGCGGCCCGATCAGCTCGTCGGCCAGCACCAGCTGGTAGAACCGCTCGGTCAGCCGCTCCAGGGCCTCGGTGCCGCCGGCCCACTCGTACATGCTCGGGACCGAGGCGCCGGCGCCGCGCACCTCGGTCGGCTCGTAGTGGCGCATCTCCTCGATCGCCTCGACGTACGGCCGGATCTCGGCCAGGAAACCGGGGAACAGCTCGCCGCCCCGGAAACCCTTCAGGTGATCGTCGGGGGAGGTCCAGGTGATGCGCAGGATGTAGGTGTCCGGTTGGTCGGCGCAGCGGCTCAACTCGTAGTCGACGCACTGCGGGGCCCGGGCTAGGAATCGGGCCGCGCGGGCATAGGCCTGCTCGAACGCGGCGGTGTCACCAGGGATGCGATACCGGATGTACTCGACCGTCATGCGGTCCACCTTAGACCCTGTAAGCGTGTAAGCATGTAATCAATTGGGTGGCGACGGCGGCCGTTGCGGGCATCATGCCAACCGGATCGGGCAGCGCGCAGGCCCGCCGCCGGGCGGGTGGGCCGAGGACCGGGCCGCCATGATGGGATGGGCGGCGTGCCTGATCTCGCTGACCGGCTTCCGGAGCCGCCCGCGCGCCGGCCCGACCTCGACGACGACTTCGCCGGGCCGCGGCTGCGCGACGACCTCTGGATCGACCACTATCTGCCGCAGTGGACCACCCCGGACCGGTCCGCGGCCCGCTACGACCTCGGCGACCGGGGACTGCGCCTGCGGATCGACGAGGACCAGCGGGACTGGCGGCCGGAGGACGCGCCGCTGCGGGTGTCGAACATCCAGACCGGGACCTTCGCCGGGCCGCTCGGATCCGGGCAGGGCACCCACCGGCACCGGCCGGACGGGCTGGTGGTGCGGACCGCGACGCCGGCCCGGCTGCTCTGGGCGCCGGCCGCCGGGCGGGTCGACGTCACGGTCAGCGCCAGCGCCGACAAGGGCTGCATGTTCGCGGTCTGGCTGGTCGGCACCGAACACCTCGACGCGCGGGACAGCGGCGAGGTGTGCGTCTTCGAGATCGAGGCGGCCGACCTGACCACCGCCCGCTGCGGGATCAAGGCGCACCACGACGACCGGCTCCGGCAGGAGATGACCGAGGTGACCATCCCGGTCGACGCGGCCCGGCCGCACACCTGGACGGCGATCTGGGGTCCGGACGGCACCGTGATCGGGTGCGAGGGCGTCGAGCTCTTCCGCTCGGCGCAGGCCCCGCTCTACCCGCAGTTCCTGCTGATCGACCTGTGGGAGCTGGGCGGGCGTACCGGGAAATATCCCAAGACGGCCTGGATCCACCGCGTCCGCGGCTGGGACAACAGCCGTTAGCAGGCGGCCGGGGTGCCACCGGCGGTGATCGTCTTCAGCGCGGTCAGCGCCTCGTCGACGGTACCGACCTTGGCCATCGGCAGCCCGGGCACCGCGTTGCGCTTGGCCTCGGCGCAGTTGCCGGCCGGCACCAGGAAATACGTCGCGCCGGCCGCTTTCGCCCCGTGCAGTTTCTGCGGGATGCCGCCGATCGCGCCGACCTTCCCGGCCTCGTCGACAGTGCCGGTGCCGGCCAGGATCCGGCCGCCGGTCAGATCGGCCGGGGTCAGCTTGTCGACGATGCCGAGGCTGATCATCAGCCCGGCGCTCGGGCCGCCGATCCCCGCCACGTCCACGGTGACCTGCACCCCGGCCGGGTTGCCGAGCTCGTCCAGGGCGACCGTGACGGCGGTCGACTCGGACTCCTGGAACGCCGTCGCGTTCTCCTGGTTGACCTGCTCGTCGGTGCGGCCGGCGGTGAACACCGCGTCGCGCGGCACCAGCGCCCGCTGCGGATCGGACCAGGCGTCCCAGGCCTCGCCCAGGGTGACGCCGGTCTCCACCGACACCGTGGTGAGCCGCAGCTGGCCGGCCGAGGCGGACACCTCGGCGCCGGTCACGGTGATCACCTGGTGGCCGTCCTTGCTGCCCAGCGTGTCCACCGTCGGACCCGGATCGAGCAGCACGTAGGGCAGCGGCAGGACGGCCGCGCCGACCCCGAGCAGAGCGGTGATCAGGGCGCCAACGGCGATCAGGAGGCCACGACGTTTCATCGGGGCGAGCGTACCGATGGTCGCGCGACGGCCGCCGCCGGGTCGGCCTTGCCCGCCGGTCCTAGCGTGGCCGCATGCCCATCATCTCCTGGCGCAAGGCCGGTCCGGCGGCCGCCGCGGCCGCGCTGCTCGTCGCGTTCGTCGTGGCGCCCGGGCCGCTGGCCGCGATCGGCTCCGGCGGCACCAGGTTCGACGAGGCCGGCGTACGGTCGGCGTTCCTCGGCTACTGGAACTCCGGCGACCGGCAGCTCTCCCCGGAACTGCGCGACCTGGTCGACTACTGGCTGCGCTACCACGTGGCGAAAGGGCTGATCGCCGCGCTGCTGCTGGCGGTGTTCGTGCTGCTCGCGGTGCGGGTGCACAAGGCGTTCCTGGCGCTGGCCGTGCTCGCCCTGGTCACCGTGATGGCCAACGTCCAGGGCGCGGTGGCGCCGTTCGCGTCGCTGTTCCCGATGCTGACCGACGCCCCGCCGCCGCAGCTCCAGCAGCAGTTGGACGCCGCCGCCCCGGTGCCCGCGGTCGCGGTCATGGTCGACGACTTCGCCCGCTACCACGTGGCGATGGCGGTGATCGCCGCGGTGGTGGCCGTCGCCCTGGTCGCGCTCAGCGTCCCGCTGTGGCGCCGCAGCCGCGCGGTGACCGCCGGCCTGCTGGTGCTCGCCGTGCCGATGCTGGTGATCGCGGTCGCCAACACCGGCACCGCGGCCGACCCGGCCCCGGCCCTCGCCGCCCTCTTCCACGGCGGCTGGTGAGCCCGCCTCAGTCGATGTCCTCGCCGTCGTAGAAGATCTGCAGCACCGGCCGGATGACCTGCTCCCGGCGCTCCGGATCCTTGATCGCATAGGGTGGATCGGTCGCCTCCAGGGCCGCTTCGAGCCTGGCGACCAGCCGGTCCCAGGTCTGCCGGTCGAGATCGGCGTCGGTGTGGTCGATCAGCCTGGCCGCCTCCCGGGCCACCTCGTAGTTGTCCTCGACGATCAGGTCGACCAGCAGCGGCAGGAGCGGCCCGCAATCGTACGGCTCGAGCGCGTAGACGAGCGTGCCCCGACGGCCCCGGGTGCGCTCCTGGGTCAGCAGCCCGGCGATCACGTCGCGCGCCTCCGGGACCCGCATGTCGGACAGCGCGAGCGCGGCGGCGACCCGCACCGCCGGGTCCTCGGTCGTCGTGAGCACGTCGAGCAGGCGGACCGCACCGAGCGCCCGGGCCGCCTCCGCGGCCCGGTCCGGGTCGTCGTCGGTGAGCCGCGCGAGCAGGTCGTCCTGGGGAGCTGTCACAACCGGTCATTCTCCTCGGCCTCGCCGATCCACGGGGGCTGATGGCTACCGCTACTGTGTCGGCGTGCGGTGGCGTGGGCGGCGCGTTCTGGGGCTGGGGCTGGCGGGGCTGATCGTGGCGGCCGGCGCCGGCTGGGGGCTGTACGCGTGGCAGCGGCACACCACCTACGGGACCGTGGCCGATCAGCAGGAGCTGAGCGTGACCGTCGCGACGGGGGAGCGGCTGACCCTCGCGGTGCCGGACCGCGGCGCCTCGGCCGGTGACCACTGGACGGCGCAGGTGGCCGCGCCCGACGTGGTGCGCGCGGTGGACGAGCGGCTCGCCTACAGCAGCGTGCACGACCGGCTGTTCGGGCCGGAGCTGGGCGGCGGGGCCGGCACCCGCTACTTCATCTTCGAGGCGGCCGCGCCCGGCGAGGTGGCGGTGACGCTGACCAACTGCTACCGCGGCTGCAAGACGCCGGCCGACAAGGCGGAGTCGACCGCCACGATCTGGTTGGTCACCGTCTCCTGATCCGCCGACCTTCTACAGTTCGTTCGTGACTGTCGATGGGATCGAGCGGCCGGCCAAGCTTCGGGCCGGGGACCAGGTGGCGCTCGTCGCGCCGTCCGGGTGGGTGCCGGAGGAGCTGGTCGCGGCGGCGGCCGCCGTGCTGAGCAGCTGGGACCTGCGGGTGCGGGTGGGTGACAACGTGCTGCGGCGGCACTTCTACCTGGCCGGGACCGACGCCGAGCGGGTCGCGGACCTGAACGAGGCGTTCCGGGACCCGTCGGTGCGGGCGGTCCTGTGCATGCGCGGCGGCTACGGCGCGCAGCGGATCGTCGACGACCTCGACTTCGCCGCCGTCCGGGCCGATCCGAAGCTCTTCATGGGCTTCTCCGACATCACCGCCCTGCACGTCGCACTCTGGTGCGAGACCGGGCTGGCCACCCTGCACGGTCCGACCGCTTCATATCTGGCCCGAAGCCCGGACAGCGCGACGGCGCGGGACATGCGCCGGGCGCTGACGACGGCCCAGCCGGTCGTGCTGACCGCGGACGAGCGGGAGGACAGCTTCGGCGTCCGGACCGCCGGCCGGGCCGACGGGACCCTGCTCGGCGGCAACCTGAGCCTGCTGGCCACCACCGTCGGGACGCGCCACCGGCCCGACCTGACGGGTGCCATCCTGATGCTGGAGGTGGCCGGCGAGGAACCGTACCGGATCGACCGCTCGCTCGTGCAGCTCCAGCGGGCCGGCTGGTTGGACGGGGTGGCCGGCGTCGCGGTCGGCCAGTTCACCGGCTGCACCGACGACGGCCCGACGCCGACGGTCCGGGAGGTGCTCACCGAGCAGCTCGGATCGCTCGGGGTGCCGGTCCTCGGCGGCCTGCCGTTCGGTCACGGCGAGCAGCAGACCGCGCTCGGCCTCGGCGTGCCGGCCGTCCTCGACGCGGACGCGGGAACACTGACGGTTCAGTCGCCCGCGCTGTAGACCATCAGCGCGGTTCGGCCGGCCGGGTTGTAGGCGACCAACGCGGTTCGGTCGGCCGGGGTGTAGGCGACCCGCGCGGTTCAGTCGGCCGGGCTGTAGGCGACTCGCGCGGCGAGGAATTTCGGGGCCATCAGGCAGTAGCTGTCGGTGACCAGCTCGGCGATCTCGGTCCAGTCGGTGTGCTCGCCGAGCACGGCCCCGGCGACGTTGTGACCCCAGGGCGCGCGGAAGTAGGGGAAGCCGGCGGCGGTCAGCCCGAGCAGGTCGTCGACCGGCACCCGGAAGGTCAGCACGGTCGGCGCCGCGCCGTCGGCGAGATGCTCGGCGTAGACCGGGAAACGCTCCGGGTCCGGCTCGTAGACGTGCGCGACGGTCCGTTTCCGGATCCGCCAGCGGACCCCGATCCAGGCCGGCTCCTCGTAGCTCTCGGGCAGCTGCCGGCAGATCGGCCGCAGCCGGTCGAGGATCTCCGGGGACACGTCGCCAGGACCAGACATCAGCCGACCCTAACGGCTGCCGGCGATTTCCGGTACGACGCCCGGCGGCGCGACCGGGCGGGCTGCTTCCGGTACGCGACGCCAGGCGTACCGGAAGCAGCCTGTCATTCCGTGCGCAGGGCCGTCGCGGTCCGGGTGCGGGCCGCCCACCCGGCCGGCAGCATGGCGCCGAGGACCGCGATGAGCAGGCCGCCCAGGCCGAACAGCACCAGCTCGGCGGGGACGTAGATGTCCAGCACCGAGTCGGGCAGGTGGAAGCCGGCGGTGTGGCCCATCGACGTCACGATGGTGCGTTGCAGCAGGACGCCGATCGGGGCGCCGAGCGCGCCGCCGGCCAGCCCGGTGACCGTGACCGAGGCGATCACCATCGTGATGGTCTGCCGCGGGGCCATCCCGAGGGCCTTGTGGACGCCCAGGTCGTGGACGCGTTCCCGGGTCTCCAGGACGACCGTGTTGAGGACGCCGAGGGCGGCGACC contains:
- a CDS encoding caspase family protein gives rise to the protein MFLDRRRGAEPGIHALIIGIGHYPFLTGNHLRYDGSADLRSAPVSALRFLDCLLDDAAGPWSRPVSTVDVLLSPVRELVDPDGVAVPVADPTRRNIQAAFDGWLDRCRSDPDNVAVLYFCGHGVQTDEHILLASDFAESDNNPFLGSFAFDTSRDGLLTQLPRTQCLFVDACRVHLTEEVRRKRLLGAGPLIAPEDYAERLCRHDLTLRAPFLDEFGAPDGEAPVSYFTAALVKALEGQAGEEDPDTGAWLVSNESISRAMTTLLQRELGEATGQAVEGARIYQPAVLRRLAAAPSTEVRVRWDPEITSGVVRCTPRLPARPEHRSAASARQPWRFPAEAGHYVATAECDQGSYVAEQRPFLALPPTADVRVRRQR
- a CDS encoding CATRA system-associated protein — encoded protein: MSTVRLLLTSDDAGLDGTPLVVTAHPMEGRGGQPFVARIGEPRTVTATGPQCGFAVALPGGGTVTAAVVLDDGDRADLEVGLPDAHALFTTADSQVWGAFTDPGHRDCWIRLWRRTGDSRGWAVVPWPAEPAVALPDRVTFRMEPPSGALVQTGGRGLTPKFSVLPEASHVEVTVRPAAGPVPRLATYVTTGDLIAEVLRGYLWRGNVSACRRIAALDYGHRDVGTHLARGYLLMRGAAELLPDLNVWHADDALWWPDADGVREPADVAAIHGTLLWEAGQREEATAAFQRAGIPAYPEGLRLLATGLRRLRDPASLTLLERLLPTLDAADLSEPTTAWFGASPDQPSRDARDDDCAHLPHRFSISALFGTPAAGFRPPAADRELLAEVQDLLTDVPGWTFTADRWARVGVLLDDLRSALLAADLEAFLERADDLEMQAPFRDVQPGARLTAMPPHVGSLLAEVRELLARMLAGEIQR
- a CDS encoding sulfite exporter TauE/SafE family protein, whose product is MDVATGLTGFLAGLLISAVTAPVGVSGAVFLLPVQLSVLHVPSPAVTPTNLLFNVVAGPGALARYRRNGQLTGPLARLLIAGTVPGVVLGAVIRVFAIPGPRVFRLVAAAVLLPLGLWLCARALRPGTPDRPPLPRRAILGLSLLTGTVGGVYGIGGGSILGPILAGRGTPMTQIAPAALASTFVTSIVGAATYGVLALTTSGDIAPHWLLGLLCGAGGLIGGYLGARLQPRLPERTLRLLLGTLATALAVLYLIQATTAATG
- a CDS encoding group II truncated hemoglobin, which gives rise to MTVEYIRYRIPGDTAAFEQAYARAARFLARAPQCVDYELSRCADQPDTYILRITWTSPDDHLKGFRGGELFPGFLAEIRPYVEAIEEMRHYEPTEVRGAGASVPSMYEWAGGTEALERLTERFYQLVLADELIGPLFAQMDPGHPRHVAMWLGEVFGGPSRYTDERGGYPAMLGHHLGKAITEPQRRRWVNLLIDAADQVGLPDDPEFRAAFLGYIEWGTRLALANSQPGATPPRQAPVPHWGWGVAPPYQG
- a CDS encoding YlbL family protein, whose protein sequence is MKRRGLLIAVGALITALLGVGAAVLPLPYVLLDPGPTVDTLGSKDGHQVITVTGAEVSASAGQLRLTTVSVETGVTLGEAWDAWSDPQRALVPRDAVFTAGRTDEQVNQENATAFQESESTAVTVALDELGNPAGVQVTVDVAGIGGPSAGLMISLGIVDKLTPADLTGGRILAGTGTVDEAGKVGAIGGIPQKLHGAKAAGATYFLVPAGNCAEAKRNAVPGLPMAKVGTVDEALTALKTITAGGTPAAC
- a CDS encoding HEAT repeat domain-containing protein; this encodes MTAPQDDLLARLTDDDPDRAAEAARALGAVRLLDVLTTTEDPAVRVAAALALSDMRVPEARDVIAGLLTQERTRGRRGTLVYALEPYDCGPLLPLLVDLIVEDNYEVAREAARLIDHTDADLDRQTWDRLVARLEAALEATDPPYAIKDPERREQVIRPVLQIFYDGEDID
- a CDS encoding protease inhibitor I42 family protein — encoded protein: MRWRGRRVLGLGLAGLIVAAGAGWGLYAWQRHTTYGTVADQQELSVTVATGERLTLAVPDRGASAGDHWTAQVAAPDVVRAVDERLAYSSVHDRLFGPELGGGAGTRYFIFEAAAPGEVAVTLTNCYRGCKTPADKAESTATIWLVTVS
- a CDS encoding S66 peptidase family protein, with amino-acid sequence MTVDGIERPAKLRAGDQVALVAPSGWVPEELVAAAAAVLSSWDLRVRVGDNVLRRHFYLAGTDAERVADLNEAFRDPSVRAVLCMRGGYGAQRIVDDLDFAAVRADPKLFMGFSDITALHVALWCETGLATLHGPTASYLARSPDSATARDMRRALTTAQPVVLTADEREDSFGVRTAGRADGTLLGGNLSLLATTVGTRHRPDLTGAILMLEVAGEEPYRIDRSLVQLQRAGWLDGVAGVAVGQFTGCTDDGPTPTVREVLTEQLGSLGVPVLGGLPFGHGEQQTALGLGVPAVLDADAGTLTVQSPAL
- a CDS encoding MmcQ/YjbR family DNA-binding protein, which encodes MSGPGDVSPEILDRLRPICRQLPESYEEPAWIGVRWRIRKRTVAHVYEPDPERFPVYAEHLADGAAPTVLTFRVPVDDLLGLTAAGFPYFRAPWGHNVAGAVLGEHTDWTEIAELVTDSYCLMAPKFLAARVAYSPAD